The sequence below is a genomic window from Dermochelys coriacea isolate rDerCor1 chromosome 17, rDerCor1.pri.v4, whole genome shotgun sequence.
GGTGTCAGAACAGCTAGTCATGCTGGGTCCCAGGTGCTGCTAGGCCCTGGATAGACAATTCACTAGCTTTGCTAGCTCAGACAGAAACTCCATCCTGCCACTTGCTTGACATTCCTTTGCCATTTCCAGCAACTCCCTGTCTCATGGTTTAACCTCTGCCCTGCTGAAGTCAGGCACAAGGAGCCCCTGTAGGGAGGAGAGGAGATGCAGGGGGGAGTCAGAGGGGCCCTCTGGGGAATGATAGCTTCTCCACTCCTTATGCAAGGAACAAGCTGAGCTGTGGGTTCTCCACATGGTAGAGACTGACAGGAAGGAGCCTCACCCAGGACATTGTAGAGGGAGCTCTGCTGGCTGAAGCCCCCAAGTCGGTCCAGCACACTCTGCATGCGCTTCCTCAGGGCACTGGACTCCAGGAAGGCCCTGCACAGAAGCACAAACATCAggtcagggctgggcaggagccACTGGCGCACAAGCTGGAGGTGAGGCAGCACTTACTTggactgctgcaggcagtggAGCCGGAATGTGACGCTCCCTGTCGCCTCTGTGCGGAAGCCAAAGCGGCTCAGGCACTCTCCCTGTGGGGAAGCACAAGTCAGAGCAGCCCTTGTTTGCAGTCACCAGTGCCAGGCTGACCAACAGGGAGAATGAGCATGGCCCCTGCAAGAGGGGTAGCGACAGGGTGGGTGCATGGAGtctcctttccctgcagcaggtcACAAGCACTGAGACCAGACACCCCTGAGTGGTGCTGAGAAGGGCACACAGAGTTCCAGGCCATACTAGGGCAGGGCTCACTGCTTAGGGCTCCTGATTCCAGCCTCCTACTGAATCCACCTTGTTTGTTCCCCCACAAACTGCTGTGAGTCTCCAGAGCACATGGGCAtcctgcctgcctctccccacaaTGAGTCCCATCTCCAGGGAGCAAGCTCGGCTACAGCACAGCTCCATTTCTCAAGGGGAATTGCACCTGCTTTTCTACACATGCAAGGGAGTTTAATACTAGTGAAAGGAAAGATGCTGGATCAACAGCCACTCTGCAGAGAGCAAGCCCAGAACATGCCAGGGCAGTGCAAGCCTCCTCCAGACACCCCTTGGTAATGCATCCATGCCCTGGAAGGCAAAGTTCAGTCTCCGTGGCCCATTTGATCCTGTTCAGACAACCAATGAAGAGACTCATGATGGTTCTGGCGATGCCCACTGGGCAGCAGGCTGGAATCTGGTCCAAGTTGCCCCAAGGGTTTCCTGTGAGAGGAGCAGAATCTGACTTAGAGTAAGTGGCATAATCCCCAAGGCTGAACTCACTTTGAAGGTTCCTGGCACCCTGATGTAGGTCATGTCCTCCAGTTCAGGGGACCCACCAATGAAAAACCTCTTCAGCTCAGAGACCGTCCCCAGCTCAATGGGTCGCCAGGTGGGGGCTGTCAGGGTGTGGAACCCTGTTCCAGGAGGACAAGGCCAGTTAGAAAGGTATGTCCACAAACCTGTTGAAAATCACTGGAGAGGAAGGTAGGAAGGACAGACGTCCACCGATTCCCTCCCACCACAAACGGGCTGGAATGGAACATGTGAGACagacctccccaccctgctctcacaCAGCTAACAATGGAAATACCGCATGTGACAGGGCCTACCCTtgccccccacgcacacacagcTAACAATGGAGATAACATATGCACTTAACTCAGGCCCCTCAGATCAAGCCAAGCTTTGCATTTTCCTGAACAGAACAGTTATATTTCCCTGTTCAACATGAGGGAAATGACCTGTGTTTCTGTAGGGCCTTCTGCCCATGGGCCTCAGTGGCAAACAGTCCCCTGTGGGGTAGGGAAGGGTAACTCCCCTCGTATGGAGGGCAAGGAGGGTGAGTAATAGAAGTATTTTATCAGGGCTGGCTGCCTGACATTACCAagggaacagacagacaaaacaaaggTTACCTCTGCCTCttgctccccagcagcagcactgaacGCCCACCCGACTCCTTTTCACTGTTTCAGAGAAGGCCCCTTGTGCCCCCTCAATACACAGTAGGGGAAATCCTTTCCCAGAGCCTGATGATCAGCTGAGCCCCTGGCCCAGGAGCTGGCCATCTGGGGAGGCTTTACCTGGAGCTGCTGGCAACACCACAGAGCCGTAACCTTCAACACGATGCCTCTGCCAATAATCCAGCGAGAGAACCTCAAAATAGACCACAGGCCACCGCGGAAGAGAGCCTAAAAGGAGGGACAGCAATGTCATAAACGAGCCAACGAGAGCTCCGCTGGCCACAGAGAACTGAGCACTCAGGACCTCGCTAGCAGAAACGTCCCATCCCTGCATATTCCCTAGCATGGGAAGCGACTGTTCGCCAGATGCCCCAGGTCCATGCAGCATGAGGAGAATGTTTGCCAGATACAGAATTTTGCTCCTCTCTGGGTGAGGGAGAACCTACGTGCAGGGCCGTCTGCGTCAGGCTGTGCAGTGCCTACGGTGTAATGCCCCGGGCAGATTCTGGCAAACAAGGCCTGAGCAGCAAGGGACTCACCTTCTGACTCATCCTCTTGGGTGAAAAACATCTCCAGAGTAAAGGGGTAGGAGAAGTATGCCACATTGTCCTGGGAAAGAGGAACAAGAATTAGATGAGAGGGCAGAGGTCAGACCCTGGGCAGGGTCACCAGCATCATGCAGCACATGACAAGGGCTTGAGAGAACCAGCTGTGCGGGATGAGGATCCTGCTGGGGATTGACCCCGGCCAAGATCAGTCACACAGAGGGCATTCAATGTGCTCCCAGCCCTGGAAAATCCCCAAGATAATGCCAGGCCTGAGACCTCTATCCCATTGAGCTGTATGAGGAACCCTGGTAATACCCTCCTCTGTAACACTCCACACATGGAGCCAGAGTGGGCACACGGAGTTCCTCGCAAGCGGTAGGAAGCCCCATCAGCCTGCAAAACCACATCATCAAAAAGTGCCCTATTTTGCCCCTTACCCTGCCCAGGGTCTTGGTGGCACAGGTCTGCGTCACCCCAGAGAGCTGCTGGAACGCTGGGCTTGACCAATCTGGCAGAAGAAGAGGAGGCTGTGAGGGGAATGACTAGTGCTGTAAGAAAAGCAGCGTAGGCTGTCCTGGAGCAGCCAAGAGGAGTGTTAGTCCTCTCCCCCTGAGCACCCCTTAGGCACTTTGTTGCCCTCTCTCCTTTCCAGCTGTCTCTCCTGGGAGAGCCCCCGAACTGGGAACTTCGGCACCAACTTAACTCGGATTTAAGAGATCAAACTTACATAAATCTGACCTGAAAACAGAACGTAGGCAAGGCCTGTATCCCCAGAGAGACAGACAGCCAACTGGGCTATAATCCCATAGAGAGGAGGGACAAGGGCTATAGCCTCACAGAGACAAAAAGCCAAGGGTTTAAAACAGGGTAAGACAAACTAACCCACTAACACTGACCaaagcctgctgggcagctgcagagtgATGCAGCACAAAGCTGAGAGCATCCTGCACACACGACTCCAACCTACAGCAATCCTAGGGCCAGTGGCCTGCCTCTCTCAGCCTCAGGAAAGCAGGATTGATGGCTCAGAGTTATTGCAGCACATGGAAACTGGACACCACCAGGCAGCGAGATCCgagtggggcccagggctgatGGGGAAGAGGCGTCAAGCTCTGATCTCTACAGTTTGCTCAGGAGGGGGCTCGTGGAGCCTGCAGGATCACAACATTGCAAAAGGAATAGTAAGGGTAATCCACTGATCAGCGTGCGTTATACGTCCTTGTGAACCAGGGACACCTTGGTGCTGACTGGCCAAGAGAATAAGGGGTGCATGGGGTTTTAAAGGGTTCACCTGGTCTGACATCTGTATAATAGCTAGCTAAAAGGAGGCATGTTAGCTCTTTACTGAGAGCCTgtagcccactggtcatcataatcactgTAAAATGTTTGTAAGGATGTTATTTAAAAAGCTATGCATCTATACTGAAAACTATGCTTTTAAGATATGTAAGTTAAGCAGGTCACCACAAGATGATAAACCAGTTCCGAGCAGGCAGGGGGTAGTACACACTTATCTCCCTGGCTGTTCATTGTGCATCTAACAGCATAAGTCTATTTGCACACAGAGTCACCTGCTAATCAAGTTTGTGAAGTCAAGAGATCACAACCTACAGGATGGAACACACAGCAGCAGGGTGTCCTGTTTACGATTAAGATCAAAGAAATAGTCTGGTACATCAGGACAGTGCAGAGAGACACACTGTATTCCTTCACTGAGCAGACAAGCTGAGAATGTGACTTGTTTTAAGAAAAAGGGATCACAGCCTGCCTGGCTGAAAAATGCTGATGAGCAACTCTAAGACATGACAGTACCTAGTTAAGTAAGTCTAGGTTCCAGAATGCgtgttgtgattttattttacttgtaaccgtttgtttctaatatttctacttgctatcacttaaatctctatGCTtcgttaaataaacttttacttgttttcactatactCATAtcaaagtgctgtgtgttaaacaGAGCAGTGAACTGAAGGGAAACTGGTAAACTACTCTGTACTGCTTCTTTGGGAACAGCAGATCTGTGAATCCTGAGAATGTCCAGGACTAGGGGCTGGTCACTCCAGAGGAATGCTCGGAGGAGTTGGGGGTTGCtaacctggagagagagagcaggaggggatTACTTGTGTTGGGAAGCTGTCCCCCAGCCTGCACAGATAAGGCTTCTTCATACTAAAATGAGGTGGTAGTGAGCTGCCTCACAACCATGGGTACCCCCAGATGCATCAATCTTGGCTCAAGCCATAGAGACTCATGCTCTGAAGGTGtctggttcaatccctggtgccagccaagatggtggccaacacgttgcttgcttgcttgctgctATGCTTGCTTTTAGGAAGGACTGATCTGCTGGACCCTATAGCAGAGCAGAGTTCCTAATGCTGtggtgtggcagggacactggCTCAGGAACCAGACCACGGCTACTCACGGCTGggcagctccaggaagaaatgaACATAGAGACGGTCATACTCGTAGCCCTGGGCTGAAACTGAGAAGAAAAGACAATGACAATGGT
It includes:
- the MKS1 gene encoding Meckel syndrome type 1 protein isoform X5, with translation MANLRRRRQDHRPAEGSVLKSRVITWEPSEEFIKNNHVISTPVQTMYIMGDLGPYGMLGHREYEHILCTVKVDGNGVITMKPDFTGTKGAYRIELDGENRELWRYTIENASAQVQREEEEREQRMFRDLYSRHKEYLSGLVGSDFEMTLPGALRLFVNGEIVSAQGYEYDRLYVHFFLELPSHWSSPAFQQLSGVTQTCATKTLGRDNVAYFSYPFTLEMFFTQEDESEGSLPRWPVVYFEVLSLDYWQRHRVEGYGSVVLPAAPGFHTLTAPTWRPIELGTVSELKRFFIGGSPELEDMTYIRVPGTFKGECLSRFGFRTEATGSVTFRLHCLQQSKAFLESSALRKRMQSVLDRLGGFSQQSSLYNVLEAFQRARRRMQEARESLPQDLISTSSSTVQQP